In one window of Nocardia brasiliensis DNA:
- a CDS encoding YciI family protein encodes MKYMLLKTYGSAAHCDTPINEWSPEEIQAHIDFQRALGEQLAKSGELVDAQGLAGPSEARIVSSDGRSAPMVTDGPFPETKEFLAGYWIVDVESPERAYEIAAQASAAPGPGGKPIGEYIEVRPVMHAPATQQ; translated from the coding sequence ATGAAATACATGCTGCTGAAGACCTACGGCTCCGCCGCCCACTGCGACACACCGATCAACGAGTGGTCCCCCGAAGAGATCCAGGCGCACATAGACTTTCAGCGCGCCCTCGGCGAGCAACTGGCCAAGTCGGGTGAGCTGGTAGACGCGCAGGGGCTCGCCGGTCCGTCCGAAGCCCGCATCGTCAGCTCCGACGGCCGCAGCGCGCCGATGGTGACCGACGGACCGTTCCCGGAGACGAAAGAGTTCTTGGCCGGGTACTGGATCGTGGATGTGGAAAGCCCGGAACGAGCCTACGAGATCGCCGCGCAAGCCTCGGCGGCCCCGGGTCCGGGTGGTAAACCGATCGGCGAATACATCGAGGTGCGACCGGTCATGCACGCTCCGGCCACCCAGCAGTGA